From the genome of Candidatus Eisenbacteria bacterium:
CACCGCCGGACAACCCATCTGGGAGATGGATCCCGAGACGTTCCAGCGCGTGTCCGCGAGCCACGCGCTCGGCACGTTCAACTGCATCCGCTGCGCAGCGCCGCACCTCCGTGCGCGCGGTGGCGGACGGATCGTGAACCTCGTGTCCCGGGCGGGCCTCGTCGGCATGCCCGGCGCGGCAGCCTACGCGGCGGGCAAGGGCGCCGTGTTCGCGCTCACGAACGTCGCCGCGCGCGACCTGCAACCTTTCGGCATCACCGTGAACGCCGTCAATCCGGCGTCGACCGAGACGCGCATGGTGACGCAGGCCGTGGAGCGCGGTCGGGCGGCGGGCGGCGCGTCCGCAGAGCGAGCGACGAAGCTGCTCGCGACCCTGCAATCCCCCGACGACGTCGCGCGGGTCATCGTCGGGCTCTGCCTCGACGACGCGTCAGCGGTGACGGGCCAGGTCTTCCTCGTCTCGCGTGATCGGATCGGGCTCTTCCGGCCGCTCGCCGTCGACCAGGAAGCGGTCCTCGACGCGCCGACGGTCGAGGCCGTCAGCCGCGTGCTACGAGGATTTCATCTCCACCCGATCGACTCGCCGTATTGAGCGTCACTTGAGCGCGAGCGGGTTCACCGGTGACCCGCTCCCGCCGTCGATCGGCAGCGCCTGCGCGACGAGCAGGAAGTCCCAGACGCCGTCCGCAGCACAATCCGCCGCGAGCCGTTCCAGATACCAGAACTCGCCGAGATGGAGCCCCAGGTTGCGGAGCGCGAGCATGTGGAACGGGACGCGGACGTCCGCGAGCTGCCCCGTCGCCTCGACCATCGAGTTGTCCGCGGCGACGGCCGCGACGCGTCTCGCGTGCAGCCACGCGGCCGTCTCCCAATGCAGGCCGGCCTCCTTCCCGTGGAAGGCGCGCCAGTTCGCGAAGTCGCCCACCGTCGACATCTGCCCGGTCCGCACGAGCAGGATGTCGCCCTCGCCCACCGTCACGCGTTGATGCGCCTCGACCGCTTCCAGGTCCGCCGTGGTGATGGCGGTGCCGGCCGGCAGGCAGTCGACCCCCCGCCAGCGCGCGACGTCGAGCAGCACGGCGCGCGCCACGAAGTCCGCGTGGACCTTGTCGATGCCGCCGCGACGCGCGCCGCGGGAGTCG
Proteins encoded in this window:
- a CDS encoding cyclase family protein translates to MTATGCDPTSRVDLGRNTRYVDDVLVMMVQGGTQWDALCHVYYDDHLYNGFAATQVDSRGARRGGIDKVHADFVARAVLLDVARWRGVDCLPAGTAITTADLEAVEAHQRVTVGEGDILLVRTGQMSTVGDFANWRAFHGKEAGLHWETAAWLHARRVAAVAADNSMVEATGQLADVRVPFHMLALRNLGLHLGEFWYLERLAADCAADGVWDFLLVAQALPIDGGSGSPVNPLALK
- a CDS encoding SDR family NAD(P)-dependent oxidoreductase, coding for MSAPLAGRTAVVTGAGRGIGRATATMLAELGAAVVVNDLGTTTDGVGSDEGPAREAVREIEAAGGRAIASTASVTDFAAVDRMMTDAVARFGGIDIVVNNAGLTAGQPIWEMDPETFQRVSASHALGTFNCIRCAAPHLRARGGGRIVNLVSRAGLVGMPGAAAYAAGKGAVFALTNVAARDLQPFGITVNAVNPASTETRMVTQAVERGRAAGGASAERATKLLATLQSPDDVARVIVGLCLDDASAVTGQVFLVSRDRIGLFRPLAVDQEAVLDAPTVEAVSRVLRGFHLHPIDSPY